From Triticum urartu cultivar G1812 chromosome 2, Tu2.1, whole genome shotgun sequence, a single genomic window includes:
- the LOC125533991 gene encoding uncharacterized protein LOC125533991 — MDEEIRWKEAMNGRSIMLDLLLSTDVTKDQCKELSNYFNSICCSVQQPHPQQPNAPPQQEMVQPTGHIDFDNLNLEDLLNCFGYNEEEKVYIEAPPTPYDHIWDYVDQEGDGGLVNLMATLKTNSLSTFFFTSETLNSSC; from the exons ATGGACGAGGAGATCCGCTGGAAGGAG GCAATGAATGGGAGATCAATAATGCTAGACCTGCTTCTGTCGACGGATGTGACAAAGGATCAGTGTAAAGAACTGAGTAACTACTTCAACTCCATCTGTTGTTCAGTGCAGCAACCCCATCCGCAGCAACCTAATGCACCACCACAACAAGAGATGGTCCAGCCTACTGGTCATATTGATTTTGATAACTTAAATCTTGAAGACCTCTTGAACTGCTTTGGTTATAATGAAGAAGAGAAAGTTTACATTGAGGCACCGCCTACCCCGTATGATCATATATGGGATTACGTGGATCAAGAAGGTGATGGTGGCCTTGTGAACCTGATGGCAACTCTGAAGACCAATAGTCTCAGCACCTTCTTTTTCACCTCAGAAACTTTAAACTCTTCTTGTTGA